From the Helicobacter sp. MIT 05-5293 genome, one window contains:
- a CDS encoding type I restriction endonuclease subunit R, translated as MKNALIAQNDDSTIITQYRFTPKDSKPYQSEADLERFLLKELESQGYERLYIEDIKDLEINLKSQLERLNSINFTPTEWDRFYKTHFTNDNLKIQDKTKILQTDNETLTLIRDSNNYAGGGGAKNLRLIDRNTPLNNHPQVLSQLTNNEGKSKNRYDVTILVNGLPLVHIELKRRGIELKEAFNQIRRYQNESFSAANRLFEFVQIFIISNGTYSRYYSNSKREIKSLNDDYAFTMSFSDSQNNKIEDLEDFTKTFLAKRTLLNILTKYCVFNTNQELLIMRPYQICACEKIIDKIRIAHTYKLYGSTQGGGYIWHSTGSGKTLTSFKTALLATQFDFIDKVLFVVDRKDLDYQTQKEYDRFEKDAANATRDTRELQRRLEDKSSKILITTIQKLSNFIKKYENSAIFHQEIVFIFDECHRSQFGAMHQSIIKKFKKYYIFGFTGTPIFPENAATYGVDKQSGKAMLQTTQSTFGECLHSYTILNAIRDKNVLPFKVSYHSTTTQSNPQEKKVKAINTEEALMSEERIQKVVAYILENFNRHTKRQNAHALQNQRLKGFNAIFATSSVEAAKRYYAEFMRQIKADICHSKPSLEGGESLNQSQDSANQDRESLKIGIIYSYEPNEDLDELDELEDPCSDKRSAKEFLRSAIKNYNTHFKSNFSLESFDSYYKDISQKVKQKELDLLIVVNMFLTGFDSKTINTLYVDKNLKHHSLLQAYSRTNRILNAQKAYGNIICFRDLEAATNESLKMFGDERASSIVLLEKFEVYFQDYCHKISAFQARFSSAQIATLDMQSKKDFINAFSEILKLKNILDIFDEFGSAPKPISDFELQDYQSHYLELHREFKTHEEKESILDNVRFEVELIAENDITADYILHLLHSYHQDQRDTLKVQILKSIAASPALRDKAKLIEEFLNRIDRKHERTDFQGLFNTYMRECSQKELEAIIAEFCLDAQKTQDYLDQAFRLNFFQDKGEVYDLLPKVNIFAPSAQSTHKRAEAILSLKAFFEKYREFLRTHKEGL; from the coding sequence GTGAAAAACGCACTCATCGCACAAAATGACGATTCAACTATCATTACGCAATATCGCTTCACCCCCAAAGATTCTAAACCCTACCAAAGTGAGGCAGATTTGGAAAGATTCTTGCTCAAAGAGTTAGAATCTCAAGGCTATGAGCGGCTATATATTGAGGACATCAAAGATTTAGAGATAAACCTTAAATCCCAGCTTGAAAGGCTAAATAGTATCAATTTCACGCCCACAGAATGGGACAGATTCTACAAAACACATTTCACAAATGATAACCTTAAAATCCAAGACAAAACCAAAATCCTCCAAACCGACAACGAGACCCTAACACTCATAAGAGATTCTAACAATTACGCGGGGGGGGGGGGGGCAAAAAATCTCCGCTTAATTGACAGAAACACCCCGCTTAACAATCACCCCCAAGTCCTCTCCCAGCTCACCAACAACGAAGGCAAATCCAAAAATCGCTATGATGTAACGATTCTTGTTAATGGCTTGCCCCTCGTGCATATAGAGCTTAAAAGACGCGGTATAGAGCTAAAAGAAGCTTTTAACCAAATCCGCCGATACCAAAATGAAAGCTTTAGCGCGGCAAATAGGCTTTTTGAATTTGTGCAGATTTTTATTATCAGCAATGGCACTTATAGCAGGTATTACAGCAATTCCAAGCGCGAGATAAAGAGCCTTAATGATGATTATGCCTTTACGATGAGTTTTAGCGATAGTCAAAACAACAAAATCGAGGATTTAGAGGACTTTACCAAGACTTTTTTAGCCAAACGCACACTTTTAAATATCCTTACTAAATACTGCGTGTTTAACACCAATCAAGAGCTTTTGATTATGCGTCCTTATCAAATCTGCGCGTGTGAGAAAATCATTGATAAGATTCGCATCGCACACACTTACAAACTCTATGGCAGCACGCAAGGCGGGGGTTACATCTGGCACAGCACAGGCAGTGGCAAAACCTTGACTTCTTTTAAAACCGCGCTTCTAGCGACACAATTTGACTTTATTGACAAAGTGCTTTTTGTCGTGGATAGGAAAGACTTAGACTACCAAACCCAAAAAGAATACGACCGCTTTGAAAAGGACGCCGCCAATGCCACGCGCGATACGAGAGAGCTACAAAGACGCCTAGAGGACAAAAGCAGCAAGATTCTTATCACCACGATTCAAAAACTCTCAAACTTCATCAAAAAATACGAAAATTCCGCTATCTTTCATCAAGAAATCGTCTTTATCTTTGATGAATGCCACAGAAGCCAGTTTGGGGCTATGCACCAAAGTATTATTAAGAAGTTTAAAAAATACTACATCTTTGGATTCACCGGCACGCCGATTTTCCCCGAAAATGCCGCGACTTATGGCGTGGATAAACAAAGCGGCAAAGCAATGCTGCAAACCACGCAAAGCACCTTTGGCGAATGTCTCCACTCTTATACGATTCTAAACGCCATTAGGGATAAAAATGTCCTCCCCTTTAAAGTCAGCTATCACAGCACGACCACACAAAGCAACCCCCAAGAGAAAAAAGTCAAGGCAATCAACACTGAAGAAGCCCTCATGAGTGAGGAGAGAATCCAAAAAGTCGTTGCCTATATCCTAGAGAACTTCAATCGCCACACCAAGAGGCAAAACGCCCACGCCTTGCAAAATCAACGCCTAAAGGGATTTAATGCGATTTTTGCGACTTCAAGCGTGGAAGCAGCGAAGCGGTATTATGCGGAGTTTATGCGACAAATCAAAGCGGACATTTGTCATTCTAAGCCCTCTTTAGAGGGTGGAGAATCTTTAAACCAATCACAGGATAGTGCAAATCAAGACAGAGAATCTCTCAAAATCGGCATTATCTATTCCTACGAGCCAAACGAAGATTTGGACGAGTTAGATGAGCTAGAAGACCCATGCAGCGACAAGCGAAGTGCCAAAGAGTTTTTAAGGAGTGCGATAAAGAATTATAACACCCACTTTAAAAGCAACTTTTCTTTAGAATCTTTTGACAGCTATTACAAAGACATCTCCCAAAAAGTCAAGCAAAAAGAGCTAGATTTGCTTATCGTGGTGAATATGTTCCTCACCGGCTTTGATTCTAAAACCATTAATACGCTTTATGTGGATAAAAACCTCAAGCATCATTCCTTGCTCCAAGCCTACTCCCGCACGAATAGAATCTTAAACGCCCAAAAGGCTTATGGCAATATCATTTGCTTCCGCGACTTAGAAGCGGCGACTAATGAGAGCCTAAAAATGTTTGGTGATGAGAGAGCCTCTAGTATCGTGCTATTAGAAAAGTTTGAAGTGTATTTCCAAGACTATTGCCACAAGATAAGTGCATTTCAAGCGCGTTTTAGCTCCGCACAAATCGCCACTTTAGATATGCAATCCAAAAAGGATTTTATCAACGCCTTTAGCGAGATTCTAAAGCTTAAAAATATCCTAGATATTTTTGATGAGTTTGGCAGCGCGCCTAAGCCTATCAGCGATTTTGAGCTACAAGACTACCAAAGCCACTATTTGGAGCTGCACAGGGAGTTTAAAACCCACGAGGAAAAGGAAAGTATCCTTGATAATGTCCGCTTTGAAGTCGAGCTTATCGCAGAAAACGACATTACCGCAGATTATATCCTGCATTTACTGCACAGCTATCACCAAGACCAGCGCGACACGCTTAAAGTCCAGATTCTTAAATCCATCGCCGCAAGTCCCGCATTAAGAGATAAAGCCAAGCTTATTGAGGAGTTTTTAAACCGCATTGACAGAAAGCATGAGCGCACCGACTTTCAAGGGCTATTTAACACCTATATGCGCGAGTGTAGCCAAAAGGAGCTAGAGGCAATCATCGCAGAGTTTTGCCTAGATGCACAAAAGACCCAAGACTACCTAGACCAAGCCTTTAGGCTTAATTTCTTCCAAGACAAAGGCGAAGTGTATGACTTATTGCCCAAAGTCAATATTTTCGCCCCAAGTGCGCAATCCACGCATAAAAGAGCAGAGGCGATACTCTCTTTAAAAGCATTTTTTGAAAAGTATCGGGAATTTTTGCGCACACACAAGGAGGGATTATGA